TCACGATCGCCTGGTGCTCGATGCCCCGGCTGCGGGCGTAGGCGAGGGCCTCGGGGAGGGGCGCGAAGGTGCCCGGCTCGTGGTCCCCGGCCCCCCAGACCACCTCGGTCACGCCCTCCTCGACGGCGCGGTCGATCTGCTCGCGGAGGGAGGCCAGCGCCTCGGCGTCCACGGGGGGCACCTGCTCCCGGAAGTAGGAGACGCAGAAGACGCAGCGCAGGTCACAGGGACCGGGGGCGGTGAGGAATGCGACCTTCGGGGCTGCGGGCATGGCAGGAGAATAGTATCCTCCCGCCGCCCGGCACGAGGGGTGCCGTGGGTGTCCTCGAACGAAGGAAGGCACGATGCGCCAGCGATGGTTCCTGCTCCTGCCCGTGGCTCTCGGGCTCGCCGCCTGCGAGCCCTGGTCCGACGTCCTGAAGGAAGAGCTGGTCGATGCGCCGATCTTCAGGGCGCTGAGCGTCGACGAGCCCACCAGCGTGCCCGGCCACCTGCGGGTGATGACCTGGAACGTGAAGTACGGCGGCGGCCGCCTCGACTTCTTCTTCGACGGCTGGGGGGACCGCACCGAGATGAGCCTGGACGAGGTCCGGGCCAACCTCGAGGCGAACTACCAGCTCATCGAGGAGGTGAAGCCCGACATCCTGATGGTCCAGGAGATCGAGGTGAACTCGCGCCGCTCGGCCTACGTGGACATGGTGCAGGACCTCCTCGACAACACCTCGATGAACTACGGCGCCTACTACCCGGTCTGGGACACCCGCTACGCGCCGGACGAGGCCTTCGGTCGGGTCGAGATGGGCAACGCCATCTTCTCGCGCTTCCCGATCACCGAGGCCCAGCGCCACCGCTCCGCCGACCGCACCGATCAGGCCTTCTACGAGGACTACTTCCTCCTCCACCGGGGCATCGGCCGCGCCGTCCTCGACGTGGGCGGCCGGGAGCTGGCCGCGTGGGTGGTGCACGCCGAGGCCTACGACGACGACGGCACGAAGAAGAAGCACGTCGACCAGGCCCTGGAGCTCTTCACGGCCGAGACCCTGCCGGCGGTGATCGGCGGCGACTTCAACAACCTGCCCCCGGGCACCGTGAAGACCGAGGCCTTCAACGACGACCCGCCCGACCTGGTGGGGACCCGCTACGAGACCCCGCCCTACGAGCTCGACGCGATGGACGGCTTCTTCACCCCGGACTTCCTTCCGGCGATCGACACCGCCCGCTACGGCACCGCCGTGGCCTCCCAGGAGCGCTACTACACCCACACCGTCATCGGCCCGGCCCACACCGGCACCGACGGCGAGCCCGCCTTCTGGAACCGCAAGCTCGACTACCTCTTCATCAAGAACGCCGATCGCTGGATCCCGGCGACGACCGACGTCATCCAGGCCGCCGGTCGCGGGCCGGTGGACATCGCCGTGACCGTCGATCCGATGGAGCTCTCCGACCACTGCCCGGTCGTCGGCAACTGGGAGCCCGCGCCATGAAGAAGCTCGCAACCGCTCTGGCGCTCGCCGGCGCCCTCGTCCTCCCCGCCGCGGCCCTCGCCGAGGCCCTGCCGGCCCGGGAGACCGCCCACCCCCTGGGGAAGAACCACGGTGAGGTCGGTATCTTCAACGAGCTGCAGTGGGGGCTCACCGACGAGCTGTCGATCGAGGCGCACCCGATCCTCTTCCTCGCGGGCGACTTCCACGCCACCCTGCGCTTGCGCCACGCCGAGGTCGCCGGCTGGACCCTCTCGGGCGAGTACGGGCTGGCCGTGCCGACCCTGGGGATGCGCCTGACCCAGAACCTGGGCTTCGCCAGCCCCTTCTTCCCGACCTGGGAGGACTCCGACAACAAGGTCGGCCTCTTCGTCGTGCCCCACGTGGGCCTGCTGGCCTCCTCGGGGAAGCCCACCGGCGCGGTGATCACCGCCCGGGCGGACCTCACCGTCGGGGTGCCCCTGGGGCAGAACGATGCCCTGCCGGTCGACTCGGTCTTCGCGCCCCTCGAGCTGGTGATGGCCCCGATGCTCACCGGCTTCCGGCTGCGGATCGGCGGCGGCTACGACCACCCCCTGATGGACTGGCTGCGCCTGCGCGGGCAGGTGAACCTCTTCGTCACCGGCAAGCACCCGGAAGGCTACGCCCAGCTCTCGACCTTCTTCCTCGAGCTCTACGCCGGGGTGGATCTCCGGGTGACGACCAACACCCGCTTCACCCTCGGGGTGAAGATGTTCAACTGGGATCAGCACGCGACGAAGGTGAAGGTCGGCGCCGACGGCTACGCCACGCGGGAGCACGTCCGCTCCACCGACTTCTGGCCCACGATCGACTTCATCTGGCGCTGGTAGCTTTGCGTTACAATCGGTCCCGATGATCCGGACCGGCCCGCTCTCGATCGCCCTCGCCGCGCTCCTCCTGCTCCCCGCCTGCGGGCCGGAGGGAGGGGGCGACGATGGGGGCTCGGGGATGGACAACCCCTGGGTGCGGGACGGCGGCGCCCCCGACGGCAGCAGCGACGGGGGGCTGCCGGATGGCAGCAGCGACGGCGGTGGGCTCACCCCCGGCGTGGACAGCGACGGCGACGGCCTCGACGACGTCTGGGAGGACGCCGCCGGGATGCCCGGGGTCCTCGACTGGGACCTGGCGGACACGGACGGCGACGGCACCCCCGACGGAGACGAGGATCCGGACGGCGACGGGCTGACCAACCTGGAGGAGTTCGCCCTCTCGCGCCTGACCTCCTCGCCGGCCGGCCACGCGCCGGACCCCACCCGGATCGATCTCGTGGTCGAGCTCGACGCGATGGACGCCCGGGCGCTCTCCGACGCGATCCTCGCGGAGGCGGTGGCGGCCTACGACGCCGCGCCGCTGGTGAACCAGCTGGGCGTCGAGGGGATCGGCCTCACGATCTACCGGGACCAGGAGTCGATCCCGGTGCGGGCCTTCGATGGCGCCTTCGCCCCGCGCCACGCCCTCCTGGCGGACAACGGTCCGCGCTTCGGAGATCAGGCCGATCCGCCCATCCCCTACGGCAAGCTGATCCACGTCGTCGTCGCGACCCAGCGCACCGACCTCCCCACCCGGGGAGGCGAGGTGGTGACCGACGGGAACGACGTGCTGACGAACACCGGGGTGATCCTCTACCCGGACGCCCTCGCCCCCCTCCACCCGGCCTGCGACGGCCTGGGCGATCCGCCGATCACCCTGGACGAGGCCATCACTGCCACCTTCGTCCACGAACTGGGGCACACCCTCATGCTCGGCCACGAGACCGACCTGAACGGCGGGGTGAACGACTACAACATCATGGCCGTGCCCGGCTCGTGCGGAGAGGCCCAGCGGCGCTTCCACGGCCTGGGCAACACCGACCCCGACCTCGGCAACACCGAGGCCGTCGCCGCGCCGCGCTTCTCGGTGGAGGCGGCCGCCCTGATGGACTTCACCCAGATCCTCTCGGTGCACCGGGCCACGATGGGCGGAGGCGGCGACGGCTTCGAGATGTAGCGGCGGTCCTAGAAGTGAGCCATGACGCCGAGGGAGGCGCCCTGGCCGAGCCCGAGGCCGAGGTTCAGCCACCGGGTGGTGATGGCCTCGGTCTCGCTGCGGGTCGTGGTCGGCGTGCCGCCGGCGCTGTTCTCGATGGTGGTCTCACCGCGCACGGAGGTCCACCGGAAGACCGTCAAGCCCAGCGTGTACTCGGCGTAGAGCGAGAAGCTCTCGTGGACGCGCCAGCTGATCCCGGCGAGGCCCTCGAGGCCGACCCCCCAGGAGCTGGTGCGGTCGTTCACCTGGGTCACCTGGTCGGTCACGCTCACGTCGTCGGTGTAGCGCAGGGCCGAGTGGCTCATGTCGACGAAGAGGCCGACGCCGGCGAAGGGCGCCACCTTCCGGCGGGAGAGCCGCCGCACGAGGTCGGCGCCCACCGAGGCCCCGAAGTAGTCCGTCGGGCCGCTGATGGTCAGCTGGTAGTCGGTGACCGTGGTGTTGCCGGTGATGGTGGTCACCCGCTCGACCCGCACCGGGTTGGTGATGCGGGTGACGTCCAGGCCCAGGCGCAGCCCCCAGACCTCGCCGAGGTCCAGCAGGTAGCCGAAGCCGTAGCCCCGGTGCTCGTCGAGGATCGCCCCGCTGGTGAAGACGTTGTTGAGGTTGAAGAGGAGGGCGGCCCCGACCATCTCGTCGGCCGGCGCCTCCTCGCTCTTCTTCGCCACGACGGCCGCCGCCGGCTCGGGCTCGGAGGCCGGCGCCTCCTTCGGGGCCTTCGGGGGAGGGGCGTCAGCGGTCGCCTCGACCGTCTGCACCGTCACCGGGTTCTGTTCGGCCAGCGCCGGGAGGGCCACGAGCAGGCAGCCCACCATCAACACCCTGGAAAAGGATCGCATCACTCGCCTCCTTGGCAGGGTTCCGGTCAGGGCGCCGCCCGGACGTGGATCTCGGTGTCGACCACCGGCCAGCCGCCGGTGTTCCGCAGGGGGACGTTGTCGAGGTCGGTGCAGCTCCCGGCCGAGGCACCCCTCGGTCGCAGGCTCACGCCCCAGAACTCGACGTAGAGGGCGTCGCCCGCGTCGTCGTTCTCGGTGTCGAAGGCGAGGGTGAGCTCCGTGTTCCCGGCGCCCAGGGTGGCGGTGACCGGCGTCACGGGGTGGGGAGAGGTCACGGTGCCGTCGAAGTCGGTGTCGACGTTGGTGTGGCGCCCGGTGGTGTTGCTCCACCCGTGGTCGGCGTCGGTGCTGCAGAGCTCGACCGCGAAGGGGAAGGTCACGACCAGCTCGGCGTCGAAGCCCTCGTCCTCGTTGTTCACGGTCAGCGCCACCGGCGTCAGGGTCGGCCGGGAGAGGAAGACCACGATCTCCTGGACCTGCTGCCCGACCGTCACCGTGCGGTTGGAGACCGGGACCAGGTAGACGCCGTCGGCGTCGAGGGCGCCGAAGACGTCGATCTCGTAGCGCCCGTTCATGATGAGGGTGTCGAAGCCGAAGGTCGCCTTGCCGTCGACGCCGCTGGTCGCGCCGAGGGTGGGGGGCAGGATGCCCATGTTCGGCGCCAGCGGGCTGTCGATGTCGATGACCGCGCTGACCGACTCCAGGGAGACCATCACCGTGGCGTCGGGCACCGGGGCCCCGTTGGTGCCGTCGTAGACCGACACGACGAGGTCGGCCGGCACGGTGCCCACGGGGTACATCAGGACGTTGTTGAACTCGTAGTCGAGCGCGTCGCCGCGGGTCAGCGAGCCGTTGCGGGTGAAGGTCCGCATCGCCCGGAAGTCCGTGTAGCCCTCGGCGCTGACCAGCACCCGGAAGGAGCCCGCCGGGATGCCGTAGACCGTGTAGAAGCCGTTGTCGTTGTTGGCGTCCAGATAGTGACGGCCCACCTGGATCCGCATCGTGGCGTCCGTGATCAGCGTCCCGGTCAGGCCGTCGACCACCTGCGCCTCGAAGACGTTCACCCCGTTGTCGAACAAGGGACGATCGGTGAGATCGATCTGAGTTCCGGTGTTGCAGCCGGAGACCGCCAGCAACAGCGCCAGGACGAGTCCTCTACCCCTCCCCATCATCTCGGCACTCCTTTGCCCGGGTGTTCCCGGGCGTGCTATCTGTGGAATCAACACGTTCAGGGAA
The DNA window shown above is from Deltaproteobacteria bacterium and carries:
- a CDS encoding endonuclease/exonuclease/phosphatase family protein, which encodes MRQRWFLLLPVALGLAACEPWSDVLKEELVDAPIFRALSVDEPTSVPGHLRVMTWNVKYGGGRLDFFFDGWGDRTEMSLDEVRANLEANYQLIEEVKPDILMVQEIEVNSRRSAYVDMVQDLLDNTSMNYGAYYPVWDTRYAPDEAFGRVEMGNAIFSRFPITEAQRHRSADRTDQAFYEDYFLLHRGIGRAVLDVGGRELAAWVVHAEAYDDDGTKKKHVDQALELFTAETLPAVIGGDFNNLPPGTVKTEAFNDDPPDLVGTRYETPPYELDAMDGFFTPDFLPAIDTARYGTAVASQERYYTHTVIGPAHTGTDGEPAFWNRKLDYLFIKNADRWIPATTDVIQAAGRGPVDIAVTVDPMELSDHCPVVGNWEPAP
- a CDS encoding outer membrane beta-barrel protein — protein: MRSFSRVLMVGCLLVALPALAEQNPVTVQTVEATADAPPPKAPKEAPASEPEPAAAVVAKKSEEAPADEMVGAALLFNLNNVFTSGAILDEHRGYGFGYLLDLGEVWGLRLGLDVTRITNPVRVERVTTITGNTTVTDYQLTISGPTDYFGASVGADLVRRLSRRKVAPFAGVGLFVDMSHSALRYTDDVSVTDQVTQVNDRTSSWGVGLEGLAGISWRVHESFSLYAEYTLGLTVFRWTSVRGETTIENSAGGTPTTTRSETEAITTRWLNLGLGLGQGASLGVMAHF